A part of Tessaracoccus timonensis genomic DNA contains:
- a CDS encoding MarR family winged helix-turn-helix transcriptional regulator, translating into MDSTSTLANEVRLACQLVSHKVRFESGSAIPPHQLSVLWNLNRGPKSPGELAEAEQVSAPSITKTLDGLEAQGFIERSKDPDDGRRRNVCITDEGRAELRRTAGIRDSFMEQRLTALSADERQVLGRAADILQRVIA; encoded by the coding sequence GTGGATTCGACGAGCACACTGGCAAACGAGGTACGTCTGGCGTGTCAGCTCGTGAGCCACAAAGTGCGCTTCGAATCCGGCTCCGCCATTCCACCTCACCAATTGTCCGTGCTGTGGAACCTCAACCGCGGCCCGAAGTCGCCCGGTGAACTCGCCGAGGCGGAGCAGGTGAGCGCCCCGTCGATCACGAAAACCCTTGACGGGCTCGAAGCGCAGGGATTCATCGAGCGCAGTAAAGACCCGGACGACGGTCGTCGTCGCAACGTGTGCATCACCGACGAGGGGCGGGCAGAGCTTCGACGTACCGCCGGCATCCGTGACTCCTTCATGGAGCAGCGCCTCACCGCACTGAGTGCCGACGAGCGCCAGGTGCTGGGGCGTGCGGCGGATATTCTGCAGCGGGTGATCGCGTGA